Genomic window (Spirosoma sp. KCTC 42546):
TGATATGGCCTAACTAATGCGCCTTGGCTCAATTATTGAGGTTTTTTTCCTGAGAATTTACAAGCCAAGCTATACTTTGGTTTGTAGTTGGATAGTTCATTAATCGCTGACTCCCCTGGAGTCGGCGATTTTGAACTATAATTTTCGAGGCTGTCTTCCTAATGACGCTCTATTTGGGAGTGCCACTATTAGTAAAATCCCCTTCATACCTGATGGGGATTTTTTATATAAACCAATTGCCAGAAGGCAGGTAACACTTTTGGGCTGGATTAGTAACTGAGTTTCTGATCCAGGGCTACTTTCTCCTGAGCCTGTCGCTTCTGGGTGACTATCCGCCCTTCCCGATCCTGATGCTTTAGTTCATCAAGTTCCCGTGCTTGTCGTATAGCTAACGTTGCTCGCTCATGAAAGTTAATTTCCTCCAGATATAAGCGAATATTTTCCTGTTCATGTTTTTTTATCAATGCAAATCGAACCTCTATTTCAAGAGCTAAATTGGTATTCCATTCCTTAAGATGCTGACGATTCAACTCAATACGCTGTTCGCTTTTTTCTCGTTCACTATCCATACATATACATAACTATCCAGATTGGTCTGTGGTGGTAATTATCTTTTAATTTTCCAGTAAAACTCTGTGAGTAAGCCAGGAAGCAGCCTCCCTTTATCAAACAGTTGCCCTGCATTTAGTAAATCTATAGTCAGCTATGGCCTGAATTTAGTAGCTTGCAGTTATTGTTTTATCTGTTAAGTGCAAAAATCTGAGGCTGCTGCGGTAGGTATCTCTAAGTTAATTATCGGCAACAACAGTCTTTCGTTAGGCAGTGGCCATCTTGTTCCACAACTTGTCATAACGAAACATCAATCTCAAAAAGAACCAATCTGCATAGTCTATAAATCATCACTTAAAGCCAATGAATCCATTTATCAATTTAAAGAGATCGTCGCAATACGGAGGAGTAGAGGAATACGTAGTCAATGTCAATCACATTGTACGAATTGCCAAGTCAGTTACTGGAAGTCAGGTCTTTACACTGGCAGGGGAATTTTTTTGCGATGAAAACCCGAGCCAAATCACGATCATGATAAAACGTGCATTTGATTTAATTCTGGGAGTTTCACCAGAAGTACAATCCAAGTAATAAGCTTAATGCCATCGGATCAACTACAAACACTGAGTTTACCACAAACTGGGTGTTTGTAGCTGCATTTTAAGTTTACAATAAAAGTAAGTTAGCAACTTTTTGCTCTTAATCAGTTACGGTTTTTTAGTTTATCATAAAGTAATCCCTCATCCTCAGCACGGGAAAATTTCATCACCATTCATTACTCAACTGACCAGAAGAAAACTATGCATACTGATTCAACATCAAAACTGGTTAGAAATAACTTTCAAGGGGGTAGTCTATTGGTTATTGAAGATAATGCCGACCACTGGTTATTAATTCAGCATGGCTTACAAACCATTTTACCGGAAGTGAGACTAACTCGGGTAGCCACTGCCCAGGAAGCTACTGACTATCTTCAGGATTGTGTAACCAGGCAATTATCATTACCTCGATTGGTTCTGCTGGATTTATATCTGCCTACACGGGAAGCTGGATTCGCATTTCTCAACGCTATCAAAACCTTCACGCCAATCTCAACCCTTAGACGGTTACCTATTGTTATTTTGAGTAGCTCCGATCACCTGGATGATATTGGCCAGGCATATGAATCAGGAGCTTCTTCATACTTCACGAAACCCACCTTCCCACAGGAGTGGACAGCCTATTTTCAGGCAATATTTGAGTACTGGGGTCGAACGGTTACGCTACCAGACAGTAATGCCAGTTAATACCAATACTTCCACTCACAAGTAGGACCAAGTCCATCTAGTCAATTAGGCATCATAAAACCTCGCCGGGCATTCACTAACCCGACTCGTAAATGGCTTTTGTAGTCAATGATTCTACTGTCTTTTTAAAGTTTCTGCCTGCTTCCGTATTTTTTTGGCATCATTTTCCCTTTGCCTAAAAAAATACACGATCCGAAATACTTTAGCCACTTATCTTCGTTAGTTCACATATAAGCCCTTTTCGATGCACAGAAGTTAACAAAAGGCATGGATTTCGCTATAGCTCTACGAAAGCTTATACCTGTACTGACCGCTTACCTCAACATGACTCTTACATTTGCCCAATACAGTATTCTCAAGGCCACTTATAAAGGGGTGACCTATGGACAACTAGAACAGGAAACCAATTTTGATTACCTGATGATTACATATTATATCAGTGGGTTATTAACGATTGGTTTGATACAAGCGAGTAATAAAGAAGGTAGCGAAACTACGTTCTACAAACTAACCGATGAGGGCGAGAATTCGATTGAAGAGTATGAACGGGCGAATCCGGCCCTGATTATTAAACAGGCTAGTAACCAGTCGTAAACTCTTACTGAATCCCGCCCATCCACTTCCTAAGCGGTTTTGCCAACAGCAATAGCAGAAAACCAAAACCTAAGCTGAAATACGCGACGCTTTGAAACATGCTGGGCATCTGGCTCACATTTTTTTCATCGAAGCCCCCTGCAAATAACCCGGCAATCAGGTTCCCCAGTGATGTGCCAACGAACCATACACCCATCAATTGGCTGGTGTATCGTTTCGGTGCCAATTTAGAAAAAGCACTTAAGCCCACCGGACTCAGGAATAACTCGCCAAGTGTAAAAAACAGGTAGGTAGATGACAGATAGAAAGGCGATATGCGTGTTCCTTCTAACGCCAGTTTAGAGGCAATTACCATTATTACGTAGGCCAGACCAAGCAAAATGAGGCTGGTTGCAAACTTGGCAGGCACGGAATAGCTAATCTTCCGGTTTGCCAGAAAAACCCACAACATGGCAAGAACGGGCGAGAAAGTCAGGATAAAGGCCGGATTAAGGTTCTGAAACCAGCTCGATGGCATTTGCCAGCCAAATAGGTTAAGGTCGG
Coding sequences:
- a CDS encoding response regulator, which encodes MHTDSTSKLVRNNFQGGSLLVIEDNADHWLLIQHGLQTILPEVRLTRVATAQEATDYLQDCVTRQLSLPRLVLLDLYLPTREAGFAFLNAIKTFTPISTLRRLPIVILSSSDHLDDIGQAYESGASSYFTKPTFPQEWTAYFQAIFEYWGRTVTLPDSNAS
- a CDS encoding MarR family transcriptional regulator encodes the protein MTLTFAQYSILKATYKGVTYGQLEQETNFDYLMITYYISGLLTIGLIQASNKEGSETTFYKLTDEGENSIEEYERANPALIIKQASNQS